One part of the Janthinobacterium sp. 17J80-10 genome encodes these proteins:
- the tgt gene encoding tRNA guanosine(34) transglycosylase Tgt yields the protein MLKYELLKTDGKARRGRLTLNHGTVETPIFMPVGTYGTVKAMSPLELHEIGAEIILGNTFHLWLRPGTDVFDKFGGLHDFMGWDKSILTDSGGFQVFSLGEMRKITEEGVKFASPINGDKLFLSPEVSMQIQKSLNSDIVMQFDECTPYEIDGRPATEKEAADSMRMSLRWGKRSRDEFDRGENPNALFGIVQGGMFEHLRDESLAGLEEIGFHGLAIGGLSVGEPKEDMLRILAHVGPRLPAHKPHYLMGVGTPEDLVAGVANGIDMFDCVMPTRNARNGWLFTRFGDVKIKNARYKDDTAPLDETCGCYTCRNFSRAYLHHLHRAGEILGARLNTIHNLYYYLQLMRDMRAAIEAGEFSLFLVRFAVDRAHGA from the coding sequence ATGCTGAAATACGAATTGCTCAAGACCGATGGCAAGGCCCGCCGCGGCCGCCTGACCCTGAACCACGGCACGGTGGAAACGCCGATCTTCATGCCGGTTGGCACCTATGGCACGGTCAAGGCGATGTCGCCGCTGGAATTGCACGAGATTGGCGCTGAAATCATCCTCGGCAACACCTTCCACCTGTGGCTGCGTCCCGGCACCGACGTGTTCGACAAGTTTGGCGGCTTGCATGATTTCATGGGGTGGGACAAGTCGATCCTGACCGATTCCGGCGGCTTCCAGGTGTTTTCGCTGGGGGAAATGCGCAAGATCACCGAAGAAGGTGTGAAATTTGCCTCGCCCATCAATGGCGACAAGCTGTTTTTGTCGCCGGAAGTGTCGATGCAAATCCAGAAGTCGCTCAATTCCGACATCGTCATGCAGTTCGATGAATGCACACCCTATGAAATCGACGGCCGGCCGGCCACTGAAAAGGAAGCGGCCGACTCGATGCGCATGTCGCTGCGTTGGGGCAAGCGCTCCCGCGATGAATTCGACCGTGGCGAAAACCCCAATGCCCTGTTTGGCATCGTCCAGGGCGGCATGTTCGAGCATTTGCGCGATGAGTCGCTGGCGGGGCTGGAAGAAATCGGTTTCCACGGCCTGGCCATCGGCGGCCTGTCCGTGGGCGAGCCCAAGGAAGACATGTTGCGCATCCTGGCCCATGTCGGCCCGCGCCTGCCGGCCCACAAGCCGCATTACCTGATGGGCGTGGGCACGCCGGAAGACCTGGTGGCGGGCGTGGCCAATGGCATCGACATGTTCGATTGCGTCATGCCCACGCGGAATGCCCGCAATGGCTGGCTGTTTACCCGCTTTGGCGATGTCAAGATCAAGAATGCCCGTTACAAGGATGATACGGCGCCGCTGGATGAGACGTGCGGCTGCTACACCTGCCGCAACTTCTCGCGCGCCTACTTGCACCACCTGCACCGTGCCGGTGAAATCCTGGGGGCACGCCTGAATACCATCCATAACCTCTATTACTACCTGCAATTGATGCGTGACATGCGCGCGGCCATCGAGGCAGGGGAATTTTCGTTGTTTCTCGTGCGTTTTGCCGTCGATCGCGCCCACGGCGCCTGA
- a CDS encoding cytochrome b, whose amino-acid sequence MEKYTKTAMALHWLVALLIVAAFALGVTMVDIPGLTPTKLKYFSWHKWLGVTVLGLATVRLLWRLTHAGPVLPMSMPAWQVKISALLHGLLYVLMFAIPLSGYFYSLAAGVPVTYLGVLPLPVLIEPNPEWKVVLKAVHYWLNMGLLAAVAVHVAAALKHQFIDRDGVLKRMLP is encoded by the coding sequence ATGGAAAAATATACCAAGACCGCCATGGCCCTGCACTGGCTGGTCGCCCTGCTGATCGTTGCCGCGTTCGCCCTCGGGGTGACCATGGTGGATATTCCTGGCCTGACCCCGACCAAACTGAAATATTTTTCCTGGCACAAATGGCTCGGTGTGACCGTGCTGGGACTGGCCACCGTGCGCCTGCTGTGGCGCCTGACCCATGCGGGGCCAGTGTTGCCGATGAGCATGCCAGCCTGGCAAGTCAAGATCTCGGCCCTGCTGCATGGCTTGCTGTATGTGCTGATGTTTGCCATTCCCCTGTCCGGCTATTTCTACAGCCTGGCTGCCGGCGTGCCGGTGACTTACCTCGGGGTGCTGCCCCTGCCGGTGCTGATCGAGCCGAATCCGGAATGGAAGGTCGTGCTCAAGGCAGTGCACTACTGGCTCAACATGGGCCTGCTGGCTGCCGTGGCCGTGCATGTGGCCGCAGCACTGAAACACCAGTTCATCGACCGCGATGGCGTGCTCAAGCGCATGCTGCCCTGA
- a CDS encoding YceI family protein — MKLKHIAAAALAFASVSAFAAPTTYNIEPNHTYPSFEADHMGISFWRGKFNKSTGTVVLDRAAKTGSLDITIDAASLDFGHAKMNDHAKGKDMFNIEKFPTATYKGKSIKFDGDTPVAVEGELTLLGVTKPVTLTINKFKCIQHPMFKREACGADASGTFNRADFGLDYGVKMGFSPEIKLAIQVEALKAD; from the coding sequence ATGAAACTCAAGCACATCGCAGCAGCAGCACTGGCCTTCGCCTCGGTCTCGGCATTTGCCGCCCCGACCACCTACAACATCGAGCCAAACCACACCTACCCGAGCTTTGAAGCCGACCACATGGGCATTTCCTTCTGGCGCGGCAAGTTCAACAAGTCGACCGGCACCGTCGTGCTCGACCGCGCTGCCAAGACCGGCTCGCTGGATATCACCATCGATGCCGCCTCGCTGGATTTCGGTCACGCCAAGATGAACGACCATGCCAAGGGCAAGGATATGTTCAACATCGAAAAATTCCCGACCGCCACCTACAAGGGCAAGTCGATCAAGTTTGACGGCGACACCCCGGTGGCCGTCGAAGGCGAGCTGACCCTCCTGGGCGTGACCAAGCCGGTCACCCTGACCATCAACAAGTTCAAGTGCATCCAGCATCCGATGTTCAAGCGCGAAGCCTGCGGCGCCGACGCCAGCGGCACCTTCAACCGCGCCGACTTCGGCCTGGACTACGGCGTGAAGATGGGCTTCTCGCCGGAAATCAAGCTCGCCATCCAGGTCGAAGCCCTGAAAGCTGACTAA
- a CDS encoding AbrB family transcriptional regulator, which yields MPIFVLTGTMPFSRLQQSAMIAASLAISALAGWAAAAVHLPLPWMLGPLFSIAILRVAGLPLVALPGGRQAGQWAIGTALGLYFTPAVLSELGRHAPAILLMAGSAVLLGIVSARQLERWGQVTPATALFAGLPGGASEMVVLADRHGGQIDRVAGAHALRVMLVVSVIPFVLHHSAYEGHETFIAIARAVDWARFPMLLVVSLAGVFVFSRLRIANAWVLGPLLCIGALTAASVTLTSLPGWLVNGGQLMIGSALGNRFSPSFFRAAPRFLSVSAGATVLTLLLCAAIVSLLGLMIPIPFAPLLLAASPGGMAEMSITAREMHLSVPLVTATHVLRVVLLTVFAPLLCRYYLAWRSNNFSSKN from the coding sequence GTGCCGATTTTCGTGTTGACCGGAACCATGCCCTTTTCCCGTTTGCAGCAGTCCGCAATGATTGCCGCCAGTCTCGCCATTTCCGCGCTGGCCGGCTGGGCCGCCGCGGCCGTCCACTTACCGTTGCCGTGGATGCTCGGCCCGCTGTTCTCCATTGCCATCCTGCGCGTCGCCGGCCTGCCGCTGGTTGCGTTGCCCGGTGGTCGCCAGGCCGGGCAATGGGCTATCGGAACCGCGCTTGGTCTTTATTTCACGCCCGCCGTGCTCAGCGAACTTGGCCGTCACGCCCCGGCCATCCTGCTCATGGCCGGCAGCGCTGTGCTCCTCGGCATCGTGTCCGCCCGCCAGCTCGAACGCTGGGGGCAAGTCACTCCGGCTACCGCCCTCTTTGCCGGCCTGCCTGGCGGCGCCTCAGAAATGGTAGTGCTGGCCGACCGCCACGGCGGGCAGATCGACCGCGTTGCCGGCGCCCATGCCTTGCGCGTCATGCTGGTCGTCAGTGTCATTCCCTTTGTACTGCACCACAGCGCATACGAAGGTCACGAAACATTCATTGCCATAGCCCGTGCCGTCGACTGGGCGCGCTTTCCGATGCTGCTCGTCGTCTCGCTTGCCGGTGTCTTCGTATTTTCCAGACTGCGCATCGCCAACGCCTGGGTGCTCGGCCCACTGCTCTGTATCGGCGCGCTGACCGCCGCCAGCGTGACCCTTACCAGCCTTCCCGGTTGGCTGGTCAACGGCGGTCAGCTGATGATTGGTAGCGCACTCGGAAATCGCTTTTCACCCAGCTTCTTCCGCGCTGCGCCCCGTTTTCTTAGCGTCAGTGCTGGTGCCACCGTCCTGACGCTGCTTCTTTGTGCAGCCATCGTCAGCCTGCTGGGTTTAATGATTCCTATCCCTTTCGCCCCATTACTGCTCGCCGCCTCACCGGGAGGTATGGCGGAGATGAGCATTACTGCCCGCGAAATGCATCTCAGTGTTCCTTTAGTAACGGCCACCCACGTTTTACGAGTTGTACTACTAACAGTTTTTGCACCGTTGCTGTGCCGTTATTACCTTGCCTGGCGCAGTAACAATTTTTCATCTAAAAACTAG
- a CDS encoding YceI family protein, whose amino-acid sequence MQPRKLIRTGSTALLCLALSSLAYAALKVDTAKSSVSAVSKQMGVPVEGKFKKFAAQIDYNAAKPEASKANVDIDIASFDLGSAEFNGEVMKKEWFNAAQHPKASFASTSIKPGAGGKLDVAGKLTIKGKTADVAFPLTVKKEGANQIFEGAVPIKRLAYNIGEGEWKDTSMVADEVTIKFRVVSAQ is encoded by the coding sequence ATGCAACCGCGCAAACTGATCCGCACCGGCAGCACCGCCCTGCTGTGCCTGGCACTGTCCAGCCTGGCCTATGCCGCACTTAAAGTCGATACCGCCAAGAGCAGCGTATCTGCCGTCTCCAAGCAGATGGGCGTGCCGGTCGAGGGCAAGTTCAAGAAATTCGCCGCGCAAATCGACTACAACGCCGCCAAGCCCGAAGCCTCGAAGGCCAATGTCGATATCGATATCGCCAGCTTCGACCTGGGCAGCGCCGAATTCAATGGCGAAGTGATGAAAAAGGAGTGGTTCAACGCCGCCCAGCATCCCAAGGCCAGCTTTGCCTCGACCAGCATCAAGCCGGGTGCCGGCGGCAAGCTCGACGTGGCCGGCAAGCTCACCATCAAGGGCAAGACTGCCGACGTGGCCTTTCCGCTGACCGTAAAAAAAGAAGGCGCCAACCAGATTTTTGAAGGCGCCGTGCCGATCAAGCGCCTGGCTTACAACATTGGCGAAGGCGAATGGAAAGACACCAGCATGGTCGCCGACGAAGTCACCATCAAATTCCGCGTCGTTTCGGCGCAATAG
- a CDS encoding class I SAM-dependent methyltransferase — translation MSTEIPSARNWFDQGGRAYARFRPEYPPGVAAFLASEAPDKQIAVDVGCGNGQLTQLLAPYFARVIGLDPSADQIANVTPNERINYQCAPAEQLPLADKSVSLITAAQAAHWFNLPAFYQEVRRIGISGAILALISYGVLKLEPGLNDCFQKFYYDEIGPYWPLERKLVDTGYTTINFPFEELTAPSLEIHLEWNLFQFLGYLLTWSAVQNAKEAGKEEILMKFANNMAKAWGNADLNRAISWPINMRIGRL, via the coding sequence ATGTCGACTGAAATACCGTCAGCACGGAACTGGTTCGACCAAGGCGGCCGAGCTTATGCACGCTTTCGGCCGGAGTATCCCCCTGGCGTAGCAGCTTTCCTGGCTTCAGAGGCACCGGATAAACAGATCGCGGTCGACGTTGGATGCGGCAATGGACAATTGACGCAACTTCTCGCCCCATACTTTGCCAGGGTTATCGGTCTTGACCCAAGCGCCGACCAGATAGCAAATGTTACCCCAAACGAGCGAATCAACTACCAGTGCGCTCCAGCGGAACAACTTCCCCTCGCCGATAAAAGTGTAAGCCTGATTACCGCCGCCCAGGCTGCGCACTGGTTCAACTTGCCGGCTTTTTATCAGGAAGTTCGTCGGATTGGCATTTCAGGGGCAATCCTGGCGCTGATTAGCTATGGCGTGCTCAAGCTTGAACCAGGCCTAAATGATTGCTTCCAGAAGTTTTATTACGACGAGATTGGTCCTTATTGGCCACTGGAACGGAAGCTTGTCGATACAGGTTATACGACCATCAACTTTCCTTTTGAAGAGCTTACCGCTCCTTCCCTGGAAATTCATCTCGAATGGAACCTGTTCCAGTTTCTGGGTTATCTCCTGACCTGGTCCGCTGTCCAAAATGCAAAGGAGGCCGGGAAAGAAGAAATCCTCATGAAGTTCGCAAACAACATGGCCAAGGCTTGGGGCAACGCAGACCTCAATCGCGCCATCTCCTGGCCTATCAATATGCGCATCGGAAGGTTATAA
- the secF gene encoding protein translocase subunit SecF → MELFRIKKDIPFMRHALIFNVISALTFVIAVFFLVNKGLHLSIEFTGGTVMEIAYPKPANLDTIRTTITQQGYSDIQVQSFGTAQDVIVRLPAQKGVSSAQVSEKVMAGLKAQDATVELRRVEFVGPQVGDELAHDGLMALGMVIVGIVVYLAIRFEWKFAVAAIIANLHDVVIILGFFAFFQWEFSLTVLAAVLAVLGYSVNESVVVFDRVRETFRDRRFGKLTTPEVLNHAITSTISRTIITHGSTQMMVLSMMLFGGPTIHYFAIALTIGILFGIYSSVFVAAAVAMWLGVTREDLIKPVKPKDETDGAVV, encoded by the coding sequence ATGGAACTATTCCGCATCAAAAAAGACATTCCGTTCATGCGCCACGCGTTGATTTTCAACGTGATTTCGGCGCTGACCTTTGTCATCGCAGTGTTCTTCCTTGTTAACAAGGGCTTGCACCTGTCGATCGAGTTTACCGGCGGTACCGTCATGGAAATCGCCTATCCCAAGCCGGCCAACCTGGATACGATCCGCACCACGATCACCCAGCAGGGGTACAGCGATATCCAGGTGCAAAGCTTTGGCACCGCGCAGGATGTGATCGTGCGCCTGCCGGCGCAAAAGGGCGTCAGCTCTGCCCAGGTGAGCGAGAAGGTCATGGCCGGCCTGAAGGCGCAGGATGCCACGGTTGAATTGCGTCGCGTCGAATTCGTCGGCCCGCAGGTGGGCGACGAGCTCGCCCACGATGGTTTGATGGCGCTGGGCATGGTGATCGTCGGCATCGTTGTTTACCTGGCGATCCGCTTCGAATGGAAATTTGCCGTGGCGGCGATCATCGCCAACCTGCATGACGTTGTCATCATCCTCGGCTTCTTTGCCTTCTTCCAGTGGGAATTCTCGCTGACCGTGCTGGCCGCGGTGCTGGCCGTGCTCGGTTACTCGGTGAATGAATCGGTGGTGGTGTTCGACCGCGTGCGCGAAACCTTCCGCGACCGCCGTTTCGGCAAGCTGACGACACCGGAAGTGCTGAACCATGCCATTACCAGCACCATTTCGCGCACCATCATCACGCACGGTTCGACGCAGATGATGGTGTTGTCGATGATGCTGTTCGGCGGGCCGACCATCCATTATTTCGCCATTGCCCTGACCATCGGCATCCTGTTCGGCATTTACTCGTCGGTGTTCGTCGCCGCCGCCGTGGCGATGTGGCTGGGCGTGACCCGTGAAGACCTGATCAAGCCGGTCAAGCCGAAGGACGAAACCGACGGCGCAGTGGTCTGA
- a CDS encoding MarR family transcriptional regulator, giving the protein MDSKQKAGLGELLRYVSELVEQGADEHYRAMSLSYRARYTPVLRALNAGAQTVTDITERTHLTQGAISQTIALLDNDGLISRHAVDDGRKSRIQLTAVGRTLVGKLERHWAVTFAAIASLEEEIGYPLRQVLEAAAKALEREGFSDRISAIKAK; this is encoded by the coding sequence ATGGACTCCAAACAAAAGGCTGGCCTTGGTGAACTGCTGCGCTACGTTAGCGAACTTGTCGAGCAAGGCGCCGACGAACACTACCGTGCGATGAGCCTGAGTTACCGGGCGCGATACACTCCCGTACTGCGGGCATTGAATGCCGGAGCGCAAACCGTCACCGACATTACCGAGCGCACTCATCTGACCCAGGGAGCGATCAGCCAGACCATTGCACTCCTGGATAACGATGGGCTTATCTCGCGCCACGCTGTCGACGATGGGCGCAAAAGTAGGATTCAGCTCACTGCGGTCGGGCGCACTCTCGTGGGCAAGTTGGAGCGGCATTGGGCAGTGACCTTTGCCGCGATCGCCAGCCTGGAGGAAGAAATCGGCTATCCACTTCGGCAAGTGCTGGAAGCTGCGGCCAAAGCGTTGGAGCGTGAAGGATTCTCAGACCGTATCTCTGCCATTAAAGCCAAGTAG
- the secD gene encoding protein translocase subunit SecD — MNRYPVWKYIIIVIALLFGVLYTLPNFFGESPAVQISSGKATMKLTPSTAERVGQALQKGSIASDSVVFEQSGTQGTVRVRFHDTDTQFKAKAFLEKELNTDPADPAFLISFNLLPNTPKWLQGLRAMPMYLGLDLRGGVHFLMQVDTKAVLNKRVQGLQASVRSVLRDKNVRHAGISRNGNTIEVAFRDEPTRALARAALEKDFGDVLFTEAATADGFKLQVALRPEAIKSTMEDGLKQNISTLSKRVNELGVAEPVIQRQGADRIVVELPGVQDVSRAKDIIGRTATLEVRMVDESITRGTEETAAVPLGSELFKVGRGVPVVLYKEPIITGDYIANASATFDQNHQAAVAIDLNGDGGRKMREATRGKIGKDMAIVLFEKNKGEVLTVATIRDELGSRFQITGSGSSTESSDLALLLRAGSLAAPMEIIEERTIGPQLGADNIEKGFKSVLYGFAAIAVFMVIYYHLFGFFSVLALSINLLLLLAVLSAMQATLTLPGMAAIAFTLGMAIDANVLINERIREELRAGASPQSAIAAGFDHAWATILDSNVTTMIAGLALLIFGSGAIRGFAVVHCLGILTSIFSSVFVMRGITNLWYGRRKKLSSLSIGQVWKPEA, encoded by the coding sequence ATGAATCGCTATCCTGTCTGGAAGTACATCATCATCGTCATCGCGCTGCTGTTTGGCGTGCTGTACACCTTGCCCAATTTCTTTGGTGAATCGCCGGCCGTGCAGATCAGCAGCGGCAAGGCCACCATGAAACTGACCCCGAGCACTGCCGAGCGGGTCGGCCAGGCATTGCAAAAAGGCAGCATCGCTTCCGATAGCGTGGTGTTCGAGCAGAGCGGTACGCAAGGCACGGTGCGCGTGCGCTTTCACGATACCGATACCCAGTTCAAGGCCAAGGCTTTCCTGGAAAAGGAATTGAATACGGATCCGGCGGACCCGGCATTCCTGATTTCCTTCAACCTTTTGCCCAACACGCCGAAATGGCTGCAGGGCCTGCGCGCCATGCCGATGTACCTGGGCCTGGACTTGCGCGGCGGCGTGCACTTCCTGATGCAGGTCGACACCAAGGCGGTGCTGAACAAGCGCGTGCAGGGCTTGCAAGCGAGCGTGCGCAGCGTCCTGCGCGACAAGAATGTGCGGCATGCCGGCATTTCCCGCAATGGCAATACCATTGAAGTGGCGTTCCGTGACGAGCCGACCCGCGCCCTGGCGCGCGCCGCGCTGGAAAAGGATTTTGGCGACGTGCTCTTTACCGAGGCGGCCACCGCCGACGGTTTCAAGCTGCAAGTGGCCCTGCGCCCCGAAGCCATCAAGTCCACGATGGAAGATGGCCTCAAGCAGAATATCTCGACCCTGTCCAAGCGCGTCAATGAACTCGGCGTGGCCGAGCCGGTGATCCAGCGCCAGGGCGCCGACCGCATCGTGGTCGAGTTGCCGGGCGTGCAGGATGTCTCGCGCGCCAAGGACATCATCGGCCGCACCGCGACCCTGGAAGTGCGCATGGTTGACGAGTCGATCACGCGCGGCACCGAGGAAACCGCAGCCGTGCCGCTGGGCTCGGAACTCTTCAAGGTTGGCCGCGGCGTCCCGGTGGTGCTGTACAAGGAGCCGATCATCACAGGCGACTATATCGCCAACGCCTCCGCTACCTTCGACCAGAATCATCAGGCGGCCGTGGCCATCGACCTGAATGGCGATGGCGGCCGCAAGATGCGCGAAGCCACCCGTGGCAAGATCGGCAAGGATATGGCCATTGTCCTGTTTGAAAAGAACAAGGGCGAGGTGCTGACGGTGGCAACCATCCGCGATGAACTCGGCTCGCGCTTCCAGATCACCGGCTCCGGTTCCTCCACGGAATCCAGCGACCTGGCACTGCTGCTGCGCGCAGGTTCCCTGGCTGCGCCCATGGAAATCATCGAGGAACGCACCATCGGCCCGCAGCTGGGCGCCGACAATATCGAAAAGGGCTTCAAGTCGGTGCTGTATGGCTTTGCCGCCATTGCCGTCTTCATGGTGATCTATTACCACCTGTTCGGCTTTTTCAGCGTGCTGGCGCTGAGCATCAACCTGCTGCTGTTGCTGGCCGTGCTGTCGGCGATGCAGGCGACGCTGACCCTGCCGGGCATGGCGGCGATCGCCTTCACCCTGGGCATGGCGATCGACGCCAACGTGCTGATCAACGAGCGCATCCGCGAAGAGCTGCGCGCCGGCGCCTCGCCGCAGTCGGCGATTGCCGCCGGCTTCGACCATGCGTGGGCCACCATCCTGGACTCGAACGTGACCACCATGATCGCCGGCCTGGCGCTGCTGATCTTCGGTTCGGGCGCCATCCGCGGCTTTGCAGTCGTGCATTGCCTGGGCATCCTGACCTCGATCTTCTCGTCGGTGTTCGTCATGCGCGGCATTACCAACCTCTGGTACGGCCGTCGCAAGAAGCTCTCCAGCCTGTCCATCGGCCAGGTCTGGAAACCGGAAGCTTAA
- a CDS encoding MarR family transcriptional regulator: MAERFFRSIRLLAQCYQTFEQLSNADVRRTKLTSSQFDIVATLGNTEGMTFRELGERTLITKGTLTGVIDRLEARGLVRRVAQTDDRRCTLVQLTTVGQQEFERIFPSHVQHCRQPFLDYKEEDFAALERELGRLKAALDVAIASSKD; encoded by the coding sequence ATGGCAGAACGTTTTTTCCGCAGCATCCGCCTGCTGGCGCAGTGCTACCAGACCTTCGAGCAGCTATCGAATGCCGACGTGCGCCGCACCAAACTGACGTCCTCGCAATTCGACATTGTTGCCACCCTCGGCAACACCGAAGGCATGACTTTCCGCGAACTGGGCGAACGTACCCTGATCACCAAGGGGACGCTGACTGGCGTGATCGATCGCCTTGAAGCCCGTGGGCTGGTCCGGCGCGTGGCGCAAACCGACGACCGGCGCTGCACGCTGGTGCAACTGACCACCGTGGGGCAGCAAGAATTCGAACGCATTTTCCCGAGTCACGTGCAGCACTGCCGCCAGCCTTTCCTTGATTACAAGGAAGAAGACTTTGCGGCGCTCGAACGCGAACTGGGCCGCCTGAAAGCCGCGCTGGACGTCGCCATCGCCAGCAGCAAGGACTGA
- the yajC gene encoding preprotein translocase subunit YajC, with protein MSFLPIIIMFAVLYFLMIRPQMKRQKEQKTMIEALAKGDEVIAAGGLVGKVTKVTDAYVTLEVANGTEIVVQKGAVATLLPKGTVKEL; from the coding sequence ATGAGCTTTTTGCCGATCATCATCATGTTCGCAGTGCTGTACTTCCTGATGATCCGCCCGCAAATGAAGCGCCAGAAAGAACAAAAGACCATGATCGAAGCGCTGGCCAAGGGCGATGAAGTCATCGCCGCCGGCGGCCTGGTCGGCAAGGTTACCAAGGTGACCGATGCCTACGTCACCCTGGAAGTGGCCAACGGCACTGAAATCGTCGTGCAAAAGGGCGCGGTCGCGACCCTGCTGCCGAAGGGCACCGTCAAGGAACTGTAA
- a CDS encoding ABC transporter ATP-binding protein, with product MDKTILTVDNLVLSYGTNPILKGVSMQLRRGEVVSLLGPSGSGKTTLLRAVAGLEQPHQGSVSIAGRSIYDAAANFDIPAEKRELGLVFQSYALWPHKTVFDNVAYPLVLRKVGKNEIVQRVQAALKNLGLDHLAERYPHQLSGGQQQRVSIARALVYNPPVILLDEPLSNLDAKMREDARAWLRNLIIEMQLSALVVTHDQSEAMAMSDRILLLNGGVIEQQGTPTEMYGNPQTYFVADFMGSNNNMHGCIGEIKGEEARIDLDNGISVWGQRRTNAGVGQAAKAVIRVEQVHLADASGHNRAEVDLVTSMFLGDRYEYVFHAGKDLLRAWGKRHEAPGKRWLELPGDAVWIF from the coding sequence ATTGACAAGACAATCCTCACCGTCGACAACCTCGTGTTGTCCTACGGCACCAACCCCATCCTCAAAGGCGTCTCGATGCAGTTGCGCCGTGGCGAAGTCGTCTCGCTGCTCGGCCCCTCCGGCTCCGGCAAGACCACACTGCTGCGCGCTGTGGCCGGCCTGGAGCAACCGCACCAGGGCAGCGTGAGCATCGCCGGCCGGTCCATTTATGATGCCGCCGCCAATTTCGACATTCCCGCCGAAAAGCGCGAGCTCGGCCTGGTTTTCCAGTCTTACGCGCTGTGGCCGCACAAGACGGTGTTTGACAACGTCGCCTATCCGCTCGTCCTGCGCAAGGTTGGCAAGAACGAGATCGTTCAGCGCGTCCAGGCCGCATTGAAGAACTTAGGCCTTGATCACCTGGCCGAGCGTTATCCGCACCAACTGTCCGGCGGTCAGCAGCAGCGCGTGTCGATTGCGCGGGCGCTGGTCTACAACCCGCCCGTGATTCTGCTCGACGAGCCGCTGTCCAATCTCGACGCCAAGATGCGCGAAGACGCCCGCGCCTGGCTGCGCAACCTGATCATCGAGATGCAGTTATCGGCGCTGGTCGTCACCCATGACCAGTCGGAAGCGATGGCCATGTCCGACCGCATTCTGCTGTTGAATGGCGGCGTCATCGAGCAGCAAGGCACGCCGACCGAAATGTACGGCAACCCGCAAACCTATTTTGTCGCTGACTTCATGGGCAGCAACAACAACATGCACGGCTGTATTGGTGAGATCAAAGGTGAAGAAGCGCGCATTGACCTCGACAACGGCATTTCAGTCTGGGGGCAGCGCCGCACCAATGCTGGCGTCGGCCAGGCAGCCAAAGCGGTAATCCGCGTCGAACAAGTCCATCTGGCCGACGCCAGCGGCCACAACCGGGCAGAAGTCGACCTGGTCACCTCGATGTTCCTTGGAGACCGCTACGAGTATGTCTTCCACGCCGGCAAGGATCTGCTGCGGGCCTGGGGCAAGCGCCACGAGGCGCCAGGCAAACGCTGGCTAGAGTTGCCGGGCGACGCAGTGTGGATTTTCTAA